The following proteins come from a genomic window of Novosphingobium aromaticivorans DSM 12444:
- a CDS encoding DMT family transporter — MHFLALLTGNVALALGPWFVRLADSGPVSAGLWRLALALPLLAIFALRGREPMWGYQRKDWAIIVGAGVVFALDLASWHVGIERTRLGNATLFGNSGSVILMVWGLIAMHRRPHLREFAAVALALGGAGLLLGRSMEIDTRTLAGDLFCILAGLFYVVYILLVQHVRGRFGSWSLLFWSSLAGCPVLLVTALALGEPVLPGTWWPLVGLMLASQIVGQGLLVYSLRHFPPLVIGLVLLTQPAVSVVVGWLSFGEVLALPDAIGMALVGAALVLARLGEGKSA; from the coding sequence ATGCATTTCCTTGCCCTGCTGACAGGAAACGTTGCGCTGGCCCTGGGACCCTGGTTCGTGCGTCTCGCCGACAGCGGCCCGGTGTCCGCAGGCTTGTGGAGGCTGGCCCTGGCACTGCCGCTGCTCGCGATCTTCGCGCTGCGCGGGCGCGAGCCGATGTGGGGTTACCAGCGCAAGGACTGGGCGATCATTGTCGGCGCGGGCGTGGTCTTCGCGCTAGACCTGGCAAGCTGGCACGTGGGGATCGAAAGGACGCGGCTGGGCAACGCGACGCTTTTCGGCAATTCGGGCAGCGTGATCCTGATGGTCTGGGGCCTGATCGCCATGCACCGCCGCCCCCACCTGCGCGAGTTCGCGGCGGTGGCGTTGGCGCTGGGCGGGGCGGGACTGTTGCTCGGCCGCTCGATGGAGATCGACACGCGCACGCTGGCCGGAGACCTGTTCTGCATTCTCGCCGGGCTTTTCTATGTGGTCTACATTCTGCTCGTTCAGCACGTGCGCGGCCGCTTCGGGTCGTGGAGCCTGCTGTTCTGGTCGAGCCTGGCCGGATGCCCGGTTCTTCTCGTCACCGCGCTGGCGCTGGGCGAGCCGGTTCTTCCGGGCACCTGGTGGCCACTGGTCGGCCTGATGCTCGCCAGCCAGATCGTCGGGCAGGGGCTGCTGGTCTATTCGCTACGCCACTTTCCGCCGCTGGTCATCGGCCTCGTCCTGCTGACCCAGCCGGCGGTCTCGGTCGTGGTCGGCTGGCTTTCGTTCGGCGAAGTCCTCGCGCTGCCCGATGCCATCGGCATGGCACTGGTCGGTGCGGCGTTGGTGCTGGCGCGGCTGGGCGAGGGCAAGTCCGCCTGA
- a CDS encoding CDP-alcohol phosphatidyltransferase family protein — translation MTRLAGAGDAKRPKRPREMQDALNFYLYHPLAWRLAKVLSRTPLTPNMVSVIGGLLVVAAGAVYFNMDSTGGTWQLGWPWGALLGMILHMSWHVVDGADGDLARLTGKSSPIGEMVDGVCDYLSHIIVYVLLAFVLTRQIGAGPAWAWTLAAGASHIVQSNHVEVQRRFYQYWTYGVPWLNNARDKGGDLFGSRGLVARFFESIARGYLYLAAGMTPYARRIDAAVGSAMAAGDETRLQAIRAEVAREQKPLLRFLKLLGPNPRAIVLGLAMIAGSPVWYFFYQAVVLNVLLLISVRLHNRAAMATANRVDGPAPALS, via the coding sequence ATGACGAGGCTCGCAGGCGCAGGGGACGCCAAGCGTCCGAAACGCCCGCGCGAAATGCAGGATGCCCTGAATTTCTACCTCTATCATCCGCTCGCCTGGCGGCTGGCAAAGGTCCTTTCGCGCACACCCCTGACACCGAACATGGTCTCCGTCATTGGCGGGCTGCTCGTCGTCGCGGCGGGCGCGGTCTATTTCAATATGGATTCGACCGGCGGCACCTGGCAGCTCGGCTGGCCCTGGGGCGCGCTGCTCGGCATGATCCTGCACATGAGCTGGCATGTGGTCGACGGCGCCGATGGCGATCTGGCGCGGCTCACCGGCAAGTCCAGCCCGATCGGGGAGATGGTCGATGGCGTCTGCGACTATCTCAGCCACATCATCGTCTATGTCCTGCTCGCCTTCGTCCTCACTCGCCAGATCGGCGCAGGGCCGGCGTGGGCCTGGACGCTGGCCGCGGGTGCCTCGCACATCGTCCAGTCGAACCACGTCGAGGTGCAGCGCCGTTTCTACCAGTACTGGACCTACGGCGTGCCCTGGCTCAACAATGCGCGCGACAAGGGCGGCGATCTGTTCGGCTCACGCGGGTTGGTCGCACGGTTCTTCGAGTCCATCGCACGCGGGTACCTCTACCTTGCCGCCGGGATGACGCCCTACGCGCGCCGCATCGATGCCGCCGTGGGAAGCGCGATGGCGGCCGGCGACGAAACCCGGCTCCAGGCGATCCGTGCCGAAGTCGCGCGCGAGCAGAAGCCGTTGCTTCGTTTCCTCAAGCTGCTCGGTCCCAATCCGCGGGCGATCGTGCTCGGCCTTGCGATGATCGCCGGCAGCCCGGTGTGGTATTTCTTCTACCAGGCGGTCGTTCTGAACGTCCTGCTGCTGATCTCGGTACGGCTGCATAACCGGGCCGCGATGGCCACGGCGAACCGCGTCGACGGTCCGGCACCCGCGCTCAGCTGA
- the nadA gene encoding quinolinate synthase NadA, translating to MTVQPANLSGLDLRAEIDRLRKERKAVILAHYYQRPEIQDLADFVGDSLELSRKAAATDAEVIAFCGVKFMADTAKILSPEKIVVLPDLDAGCSLEDSCPPDKFKAFREAHPDHIALTYINCSTEVKALSDVIVTSSSAETILSQIPPEQKIIFGPDRHLGGYLNRKFGRDMLLWPGVCIVHEAFSETELLKLKAQHPDAPVAAHPECPPHIVDHADYVGSTSGILQYAKTMTGDTLIVATEPHIIHQMELAMPDKTFIGAPGADGNCNCNICPYMALNTMEKLYLALRDLSPRIEIEEDMRLAAKKSLDRMLDMASGTVGLGDLGARPFGS from the coding sequence ATGACCGTCCAGCCTGCGAACCTTTCCGGACTCGACCTGCGCGCCGAGATCGACCGCCTGCGCAAGGAGCGCAAGGCCGTTATCCTGGCCCACTACTACCAGCGGCCGGAGATCCAGGATCTTGCCGATTTCGTCGGCGACAGCCTCGAACTGTCGCGCAAGGCGGCAGCAACCGACGCGGAAGTCATCGCCTTCTGCGGCGTGAAGTTCATGGCCGATACGGCCAAGATCCTCAGCCCAGAGAAGATCGTCGTCCTGCCTGATCTCGACGCCGGATGCAGCCTCGAGGACTCCTGCCCGCCGGACAAGTTCAAGGCCTTCCGCGAGGCGCATCCCGATCACATCGCGCTGACCTACATCAACTGCTCGACCGAGGTTAAGGCGCTCTCGGACGTCATCGTCACCTCATCCAGCGCGGAAACGATCCTGTCGCAGATCCCGCCGGAGCAGAAGATCATCTTCGGCCCGGACCGGCACCTCGGCGGCTACCTCAACCGCAAGTTCGGGCGCGACATGCTGCTCTGGCCGGGCGTGTGCATCGTGCACGAGGCTTTCTCGGAGACCGAGCTGCTGAAGCTCAAGGCGCAGCACCCTGACGCGCCCGTCGCCGCGCATCCCGAATGCCCGCCCCACATCGTCGACCACGCGGACTACGTCGGGTCGACCAGCGGCATCCTGCAATATGCCAAGACGATGACCGGCGACACGCTGATCGTTGCAACCGAGCCGCACATCATCCACCAGATGGAGCTGGCGATGCCCGACAAGACCTTCATCGGCGCGCCGGGGGCGGACGGCAACTGCAACTGCAACATCTGCCCGTACATGGCGCTCAACACGATGGAAAAGCTCTACCTCGCGCTGCGCGACCTGAGCCCGCGCATTGAAATCGAGGAAGACATGCGCCTCGCCGCCAAAAAGAGCCTCGATCGCATGCTCGATATGGCGAGCGGCACGGTCGGCCTGGGCGACCTGGGAGCACGTCCCTTCGGTAGCTGA
- a CDS encoding DUF4230 domain-containing protein, translating to MDDPRLTNPTVPSTAPTTRDGTLARVSLLPWALFLVTLAAAAFLAWKLWQPEDIGDPLATSLVAFEKQDKLTVFSAELAPVVSSDDARLFGLVKSKQVAVIPARVDYTVNLAKVGRERLAWNAPDQTLTVRLPPLTVSRPNLDEARAQYLRDGIWISREAQDKLTRDNTRLAEAQAVQQAANPVLMELARGAAKEAIRQNLSIPLQVAGYGKAQVVVTFDQ from the coding sequence ATGGATGATCCACGCCTGACGAACCCGACGGTTCCGTCAACCGCCCCGACAACCCGCGACGGAACCCTTGCACGGGTGTCGCTACTTCCGTGGGCGCTTTTCCTCGTGACGCTTGCCGCCGCCGCTTTCCTCGCATGGAAGCTGTGGCAGCCCGAAGACATCGGCGATCCGCTCGCCACAAGCCTCGTCGCCTTCGAGAAGCAGGACAAGCTGACCGTATTCAGCGCGGAACTCGCACCGGTCGTGTCGAGCGACGATGCGCGGCTGTTCGGGCTGGTGAAGTCCAAGCAGGTGGCGGTGATCCCTGCGCGGGTCGATTATACGGTCAATCTCGCCAAAGTGGGCCGCGAGCGCCTTGCCTGGAACGCGCCCGACCAGACCCTGACCGTGCGCCTGCCGCCGCTAACGGTCAGCCGCCCCAATCTCGACGAGGCGCGCGCCCAGTACCTGCGCGACGGAATCTGGATCAGCCGCGAGGCGCAAGACAAGCTGACGCGCGACAATACCCGCCTTGCCGAAGCGCAAGCGGTGCAGCAGGCGGCCAATCCGGTGCTGATGGAGCTTGCGCGCGGCGCGGCGAAGGAAGCGATCCGCCAGAATCTGTCCATTCCCTTGCAAGTGGCAGGTTACGGCAAGGCGCAGGTCGTGGTAACTTTCGACCAATAA
- a CDS encoding class I SAM-dependent methyltransferase yields MTSTQAARQPIIQRAKRKAERMLGPAGIFFKGFLKHPAMVGAIVPSSNRTIERVLSKVNWEECRLFVEYGPGVGTFCRPVLEKLRRDGRLIVIDTNPDFIEYLQKTIGDSRFIAVHGSASDVEEIVRAHGFENADYVLSGLPFSTLPEGVGPAIMGATHRVLRPGGAFLVYQYTARARDLMGQFFRHIDKGFEPLNVPPCVISWGWKE; encoded by the coding sequence ATGACTTCGACCCAGGCGGCGCGCCAGCCCATCATCCAGCGGGCAAAGCGCAAGGCGGAACGCATGCTCGGCCCGGCCGGCATTTTCTTCAAGGGCTTCCTCAAGCACCCGGCCATGGTCGGCGCGATCGTCCCGTCTTCGAACCGCACGATCGAACGCGTGCTTTCGAAGGTGAACTGGGAGGAATGCCGCCTTTTCGTCGAATATGGTCCCGGCGTCGGCACCTTCTGCCGCCCGGTCCTCGAGAAGTTGCGCCGCGACGGCCGCCTCATCGTGATCGATACCAACCCCGATTTCATCGAGTACCTGCAGAAGACCATCGGCGACAGCCGCTTCATCGCGGTCCACGGCTCGGCAAGCGACGTGGAGGAAATCGTCCGCGCGCACGGCTTCGAGAATGCCGACTACGTGCTTTCGGGCCTGCCGTTCTCGACCCTGCCTGAAGGCGTGGGGCCAGCCATCATGGGCGCGACGCATCGCGTTCTGCGTCCCGGCGGCGCTTTCCTTGTCTACCAGTACACCGCCCGCGCCCGCGATCTCATGGGGCAGTTCTTCCGTCACATCGACAAGGGCTTCGAACCGCTCAACGTGCCGCCCTGCGTGATCAGTTGGGGCTGGAAGGAATAA
- a CDS encoding MFS transporter: protein MTEGPIRLPKERMALLFAVMLVTAAGNTAMQSVMPSVGTRLGIADVWVSLAYSWSALLWVMMAPYWARRSDRRGRKAMMALGVTGFILSFAFCGAILHFGLDGWFGAGLTMALFALARSLYGGFGSAAPPAVQAYVASRTGRADRTKALSLVASSFGLGTVLGPALAPLMILPGLGLIGPFAVFALFGVIVLVLLRMRLPDDDPRFAARGEVMAAPFSASSNPRMVEDRPDGSPDELPEAEPLHQGPDHLRWSDRRLRPWLLAGLIGGHAQAMLLGVIGFLLLDRLGLRGDPDAGAGPVGLVLMAGAVATLLAQWGLIPMLGLGPRTSTLWGMGLAAAGVIPVAMGNDLHTIAVGFALASVGFGLFRPGFTSGASLAVSPREQGQSAGIVASVNGAAYIGAPAIGVWFYNHSQWLAWGAMEVLALGVVALCLVAMQKDPD, encoded by the coding sequence ATGACCGAAGGCCCGATCCGCCTGCCGAAAGAGCGCATGGCGCTGCTCTTTGCGGTCATGCTGGTCACGGCGGCGGGCAACACCGCGATGCAATCGGTCATGCCTTCGGTCGGCACCCGGCTCGGCATTGCCGACGTTTGGGTTAGCCTTGCCTATTCCTGGTCGGCCCTGTTGTGGGTGATGATGGCACCGTACTGGGCACGCCGATCCGACCGTCGCGGCCGCAAGGCGATGATGGCTCTGGGCGTGACCGGCTTCATCCTGTCCTTCGCCTTTTGCGGCGCCATCCTGCACTTCGGGCTCGATGGCTGGTTCGGCGCGGGGCTGACCATGGCGCTCTTCGCGCTGGCCCGCTCGCTCTATGGCGGTTTCGGATCCGCCGCGCCCCCGGCTGTCCAGGCCTATGTCGCCAGCCGCACCGGCCGCGCTGACCGAACCAAGGCGCTGTCCCTCGTCGCATCGAGCTTCGGACTCGGCACGGTGCTGGGCCCCGCACTTGCCCCGCTGATGATTCTACCCGGACTTGGCCTTATCGGACCGTTTGCGGTGTTCGCCCTGTTCGGCGTCATCGTCCTTGTCCTGTTGCGCATGCGCCTGCCCGACGACGATCCGCGCTTCGCCGCACGCGGTGAAGTCATGGCGGCACCGTTCAGCGCATCGTCGAATCCGCGCATGGTCGAGGACCGGCCCGACGGATCGCCCGACGAACTGCCGGAAGCAGAGCCTCTCCACCAGGGACCGGACCACTTGCGCTGGTCCGACAGGCGGCTGCGGCCATGGCTACTGGCCGGCCTGATCGGCGGCCATGCGCAGGCCATGCTGCTGGGTGTGATCGGATTCCTGCTGCTCGACCGGCTGGGCCTGCGTGGCGATCCCGATGCCGGCGCGGGACCGGTGGGCCTGGTTCTGATGGCTGGCGCCGTCGCGACGCTGCTGGCGCAGTGGGGATTGATCCCGATGCTCGGGCTGGGACCACGCACCTCGACGCTGTGGGGCATGGGACTGGCGGCTGCGGGCGTGATTCCGGTGGCAATGGGCAACGACCTGCACACCATCGCGGTCGGCTTCGCCCTCGCATCGGTCGGTTTCGGGCTGTTCCGGCCGGGCTTCACGTCGGGCGCGAGCCTGGCGGTCTCTCCGCGCGAGCAGGGACAGTCGGCGGGGATCGTGGCCTCGGTCAATGGCGCGGCCTATATCGGGGCGCCTGCCATAGGCGTCTGGTTCTACAACCATTCGCAGTGGTTGGCCTGGGGTGCGATGGAAGTGCTTGCGCTTGGCGTGGTGGCGCTGTGCCTCGTCGCCATGCAAAAGGATCCGGACTGA
- the lipB gene encoding lipoyl(octanoyl) transferase LipB: MAASETIEIRRETAQVPYREALDAMASRNAAIAEGTAPELIWLLEHPPVYTAGTSASPDELLDPRFEVVEAGRGGRYTYHGPGQRVGYVLLDLRKRARDVRGFVHALEGWVIETLADFGVESWRAEGRVGIWTRGADGREAKIGAIGVRIRRWVTMHGFSVNLSPDLAHFGGIVPCGIEEFGVTSLAALGREVTPDQWDEALLSHLDGFLARLDTPCPPEAA, encoded by the coding sequence ATGGCTGCAAGCGAAACCATCGAAATCCGCCGTGAAACCGCGCAGGTTCCCTACCGCGAGGCGCTTGATGCCATGGCCTCGCGCAACGCCGCGATTGCCGAAGGCACCGCGCCCGAACTGATCTGGCTGCTCGAACACCCGCCCGTCTACACCGCCGGGACCAGCGCATCACCCGACGAACTGCTCGATCCCCGCTTTGAGGTGGTCGAGGCCGGGCGCGGGGGGCGCTACACCTATCATGGTCCCGGCCAGCGGGTGGGCTATGTTCTGCTGGACCTGCGCAAACGTGCCCGCGACGTGCGCGGTTTCGTTCATGCGCTCGAAGGCTGGGTGATCGAAACACTCGCGGATTTCGGAGTCGAATCGTGGCGTGCCGAGGGACGTGTCGGCATCTGGACGCGCGGGGCCGACGGGCGGGAGGCGAAGATCGGCGCGATCGGCGTGCGCATCCGGCGCTGGGTCACGATGCACGGCTTTTCGGTCAACCTGTCGCCCGATCTCGCGCATTTCGGCGGCATCGTTCCGTGCGGGATCGAGGAATTCGGCGTGACCAGTCTTGCCGCGCTCGGTCGCGAGGTTACACCCGACCAATGGGACGAAGCGCTGCTGTCGCATCTCGACGGCTTCCTCGCCCGTCTCGACACGCCCTGCCCACCGGAGGCCGCATGA
- a CDS encoding alkene reductase, with translation MHEPLFQPVRLGAIEAPNRIIMAPLTRGRANPQAVPTPIMGEYYRQRASAGLIISEATAISPEGAGWPSAPGIWTDEQTEAWKPIVDEVHAAGGRIVLQLWHMGRVVHPYFLGGEPPVSASATRAPGHAHTPEGTKDYETARPLRLDEIPRLIDDYGRAAENARKAGFDGVQLHAANGYLIDQFLRDGTNLRDDDYGGSPENRVRLMREVMERLISIWGKERVSIRLSPNGDSQGVDDSNPEATFGEAARVLEELGVGFVELRQPGPEGTFGNTDVPKQDGLIRSIYTGPLVLNSDYTPEEAAADVASGRADAISFGRPFISNPDLVERIRVGAHLNPNKGVPATWYFPGEAGYTDYPTLAEETAIA, from the coding sequence ATGCATGAACCGCTGTTCCAGCCTGTGCGCCTCGGCGCCATCGAAGCGCCCAATCGCATCATCATGGCCCCGCTCACCCGTGGCCGCGCGAATCCCCAGGCGGTGCCGACACCGATCATGGGCGAATATTATCGCCAGCGCGCCAGCGCCGGCCTGATCATCTCCGAGGCGACCGCGATCAGCCCCGAGGGCGCCGGGTGGCCGAGCGCGCCGGGCATCTGGACCGACGAGCAGACCGAGGCGTGGAAGCCGATAGTCGATGAAGTTCATGCGGCGGGCGGACGCATCGTCCTGCAGCTTTGGCACATGGGCCGCGTGGTCCACCCCTATTTCCTCGGCGGCGAGCCACCTGTTTCGGCATCGGCGACGCGTGCACCCGGCCATGCCCATACGCCGGAAGGCACCAAGGACTACGAGACAGCGCGCCCCCTGCGGCTGGACGAGATTCCCCGTCTGATCGACGATTATGGCCGGGCGGCTGAAAATGCACGGAAGGCCGGGTTCGACGGGGTGCAGCTCCACGCCGCGAACGGCTACCTTATCGACCAGTTCCTGCGCGACGGCACCAACCTTCGCGACGACGATTACGGCGGCAGCCCCGAGAACCGGGTGCGCCTGATGCGCGAGGTGATGGAGCGGCTGATCTCGATCTGGGGCAAGGAGCGGGTGTCGATCCGCCTTTCGCCCAACGGCGATTCGCAAGGGGTCGACGATAGCAACCCCGAGGCAACCTTTGGCGAAGCCGCGCGAGTGCTCGAGGAACTGGGCGTCGGCTTCGTCGAACTTCGCCAGCCGGGACCGGAAGGCACATTCGGCAACACTGACGTGCCCAAGCAGGACGGCCTGATCCGCTCGATCTACACCGGACCGCTTGTGCTCAACAGCGACTACACGCCGGAGGAGGCTGCCGCAGACGTGGCGTCCGGCCGCGCGGACGCGATAAGCTTTGGCCGCCCGTTCATCTCCAATCCCGATCTCGTCGAGCGCATCCGCGTGGGCGCGCACCTCAATCCGAACAAGGGGGTGCCTGCAACGTGGTATTTCCCGGGCGAAGCAGGCTATACCGACTATCCGACACTGGCCGAGGAAACGGCCATAGCCTGA
- a CDS encoding glycerophosphoryl diester phosphodiesterase membrane domain-containing protein, with protein sequence MMPRLDSSLAWKTATRLVATNRDVLMAIAGVFFLLPGLAFSVFVPEPQMAPGTPPGEMMEIMAEAWTSSLPLLIVVTLLQMAGTVTVLIVMTDPARPTVAQSIRRGFMALVPYVLAQVMVGGALGMGFLVLVSAAALTGVQAIGAIAILAAFLAMVWCSLRMALVAPVLAIEAERNPVAALRRSWQLTRGNSGRMLAFFFLAGLLFAVVYGLAMMLVGVVLVLTTGGSVQHVLNAAVSSAITSGALVYFIAMLAAVYRQFAGPPKEEMIQIFE encoded by the coding sequence ATGATGCCTCGTCTCGACAGCAGTCTCGCCTGGAAGACCGCGACACGCCTTGTCGCCACCAACCGCGACGTGCTGATGGCGATTGCGGGGGTGTTCTTCCTGCTGCCCGGCCTTGCCTTCTCGGTCTTCGTGCCCGAGCCGCAGATGGCTCCGGGCACGCCGCCCGGCGAGATGATGGAGATCATGGCCGAAGCCTGGACTTCGTCGCTGCCGTTGCTGATCGTGGTGACCCTTCTGCAGATGGCGGGCACGGTTACGGTGCTGATCGTGATGACCGATCCGGCACGTCCGACCGTCGCGCAATCGATCCGGCGGGGATTCATGGCACTGGTGCCCTATGTGCTGGCGCAGGTCATGGTGGGCGGCGCACTCGGCATGGGATTTCTCGTGCTGGTGAGCGCGGCGGCACTTACCGGCGTTCAGGCGATCGGCGCGATCGCGATCCTTGCTGCATTCCTGGCCATGGTCTGGTGCAGCCTGCGCATGGCGCTGGTCGCTCCGGTCCTGGCAATCGAGGCGGAGCGCAACCCCGTGGCGGCGCTGCGACGCTCGTGGCAGCTGACGCGCGGCAATTCCGGCCGGATGCTGGCGTTCTTCTTCCTCGCCGGACTGCTTTTCGCGGTGGTCTATGGCCTGGCGATGATGTTGGTGGGCGTGGTGCTGGTGCTTACGACCGGCGGAAGCGTGCAACACGTTCTCAACGCCGCGGTATCAAGCGCGATCACTTCGGGCGCTCTGGTCTATTTCATCGCGATGCTGGCGGCGGTCTACAGGCAGTTCGCGGGGCCGCCGAAGGAAGAGATGATCCAGATCTTCGAATAA
- a CDS encoding lipopolysaccharide biosynthesis protein: protein MAPSSTPQKVIARGVGSNAFSFVIRFAARASFLYVGARLYGAANYGVFTMASAMVELAVPVASLGLKRMIFPWLEEEAHGDSPRPATHVLLDALLLAACAGVAVALLLILGTRLLPASVVSDQLRLAFALLAPAVLGQVTGDIALAATRWTHKMRYEVIARGLVEPYVLTGVALVAWHAGLHDTGMLLGYWAGSIALAGFSLWSARHCLGSLQMRRWRPNLNGLAHRARSLVPASGSDFLTNLAQRIDLYLVGFLLGDAAVGVYGVLRQLRTPILQVRQAFDGILTPLTARTLKTDGELATGEATAAATRVILTIQLGVVLLMAAAGDALLDLFGAHYATGYSALLAMVLAETINGAFGVSELILYYRRPALALKVNLILIAIAAATIPLLTPHYGILGASMAMLLAAVVAALLRRYWLAGLGVRRHPLHAAVPAVAAGVSVLLGAYAGWVVRMSLLQGAPAGLVKATPPLLALAFYLLFVWGWRKARPGILSLDRYRVS, encoded by the coding sequence ATGGCCCCGTCGAGCACTCCCCAGAAGGTCATCGCCCGTGGGGTGGGCTCAAACGCCTTCAGCTTCGTCATCCGCTTCGCCGCGAGGGCCTCGTTCCTCTATGTCGGTGCTCGCCTTTACGGCGCGGCCAACTACGGCGTGTTCACGATGGCAAGCGCGATGGTCGAACTGGCCGTACCGGTGGCCAGCCTCGGCCTGAAGCGCATGATCTTTCCCTGGCTGGAGGAAGAGGCGCATGGCGATTCGCCGCGCCCGGCGACTCACGTTCTGCTCGATGCGCTGCTGCTCGCGGCCTGCGCAGGCGTTGCGGTTGCGCTGCTGCTGATCCTGGGTACGCGCCTGCTCCCCGCATCAGTCGTTTCAGACCAGCTGCGACTTGCCTTCGCACTGCTGGCGCCGGCGGTGCTGGGCCAGGTTACCGGCGACATCGCGCTCGCCGCGACGCGATGGACGCACAAGATGCGCTATGAAGTTATCGCGCGGGGGTTGGTCGAGCCCTACGTGCTGACCGGCGTGGCACTGGTCGCCTGGCATGCCGGCCTGCACGATACGGGGATGCTGCTGGGTTACTGGGCGGGATCGATCGCGCTCGCCGGATTCTCGTTGTGGAGCGCGCGGCATTGCCTGGGATCGCTACAGATGCGGCGCTGGCGGCCCAATCTCAACGGCCTTGCCCACCGCGCGCGGTCGCTCGTGCCGGCTAGCGGTAGCGACTTCCTGACCAACCTGGCTCAGCGCATCGACCTCTATCTCGTGGGCTTCCTGCTGGGCGACGCGGCTGTCGGCGTCTATGGCGTGCTGCGCCAGCTCCGCACCCCGATCCTGCAGGTCCGGCAGGCCTTCGACGGCATCTTGACGCCGCTGACCGCGCGAACGCTAAAGACCGATGGCGAACTGGCGACGGGCGAGGCGACGGCCGCAGCGACGCGCGTCATCCTCACCATCCAGCTCGGCGTGGTACTTCTGATGGCAGCAGCGGGCGATGCGCTGCTCGACCTGTTCGGCGCGCACTATGCGACCGGCTATTCGGCCTTGCTGGCCATGGTGCTGGCCGAGACGATCAACGGAGCGTTCGGTGTGTCGGAGCTGATCCTCTACTACCGCCGGCCCGCGCTCGCGCTGAAGGTCAACCTGATCCTGATCGCGATCGCCGCGGCGACGATCCCGCTCCTGACGCCGCATTACGGAATCCTCGGCGCGTCCATGGCAATGCTGCTGGCGGCGGTCGTCGCGGCCCTGCTGCGGCGGTACTGGCTGGCGGGTCTTGGCGTCAGACGGCATCCGCTTCATGCGGCCGTGCCTGCAGTGGCAGCGGGGGTTTCGGTCCTGCTCGGCGCCTATGCGGGCTGGGTTGTGCGGATGAGCCTGCTGCAGGGCGCGCCGGCCGGACTGGTCAAGGCGACACCGCCGCTGCTGGCGCTGGCGTTCTACCTGCTGTTCGTGTGGGGCTGGCGCAAGGCGAGGCCCGGCATCCTGTCGCTCGACCGCTACCGCGTCAGCTGA
- a CDS encoding HpcH/HpaI aldolase/citrate lyase family protein, whose amino-acid sequence MPPRSWLFVPGDSEKKLGKAMATGAHAVIVDLEDAVAPAAKPQARVLARDWLGIHRQHVTENRPVARWVRINAIDTGMWREDLQVVMAGAPDGVMLPKCEGPEQVRQLAAEIYELEQRNRVPNGSTRILPLVSETAKSALTITSYVDEPMPRLAGLTWGAEDLSAVLGATRKRDAAGAWTDAFRFIRAQCLLTSHAKGVWAIDTLHDDFRDEAGTKRAAEAARADGFTGMLAIHPSQVPIINTAFAPTEAELAEAEAIVALFAASPYAGTLQYNGRMVDQPHLRMAKQLLGRT is encoded by the coding sequence ATGCCGCCCAGATCCTGGCTCTTCGTACCCGGAGACAGCGAGAAGAAGCTGGGCAAGGCCATGGCCACGGGCGCGCATGCGGTAATCGTCGACCTCGAGGACGCGGTGGCGCCGGCGGCAAAGCCGCAGGCCCGCGTCCTCGCCCGGGACTGGCTTGGAATCCACCGCCAGCACGTGACCGAAAACCGCCCCGTGGCGCGGTGGGTGCGCATCAACGCAATCGACACCGGCATGTGGCGCGAGGACCTGCAGGTCGTCATGGCTGGCGCGCCAGACGGCGTGATGCTGCCCAAGTGCGAGGGACCAGAACAGGTCCGCCAGCTTGCCGCTGAAATCTATGAGCTGGAACAGCGCAACCGCGTGCCCAACGGTTCGACGCGGATCCTGCCTCTGGTCAGCGAGACAGCCAAGTCGGCGCTGACCATCACCAGCTACGTCGACGAACCCATGCCGCGCCTAGCCGGGCTGACATGGGGCGCCGAAGATCTTTCGGCCGTGCTGGGCGCCACGCGCAAGCGGGATGCCGCCGGCGCGTGGACAGACGCTTTCCGGTTCATCCGCGCGCAATGCCTGCTGACCTCGCACGCGAAGGGCGTCTGGGCGATCGACACCCTGCACGACGATTTTCGCGACGAGGCGGGCACGAAGCGGGCGGCCGAGGCCGCGCGAGCCGACGGATTCACCGGCATGCTGGCCATCCACCCATCGCAGGTGCCGATCATCAACACGGCCTTTGCTCCGACGGAGGCTGAACTTGCCGAAGCGGAAGCCATTGTCGCACTGTTCGCCGCCAGCCCCTATGCCGGGACGCTGCAATACAACGGCCGCATGGTGGACCAGCCGCACCTCAGGATGGCGAAGCAGCTACTCGGCAGAACCTGA